A genome region from Thermococcus gorgonarius includes the following:
- a CDS encoding ferritin, with product MLSERMLKALNEQLNKELFSAYFYLGIAAYFRDKSLDGFASWMEAQAEEELGHALRIYDYIFDRGGKVELERIEKPKQEFESPLKAFEAVYLHEVGVTQSIFKLVDLAKEENDHATYNFLQWFVEEQVEEEASTKAILDKLKIIGDHPNGLFMLDRELGARSSQLRALINPKA from the coding sequence ATGCTCAGCGAAAGAATGTTAAAGGCCCTGAACGAACAGCTCAATAAGGAGCTCTTCTCGGCGTACTTCTACCTTGGCATAGCAGCCTACTTCAGGGACAAAAGCCTCGACGGCTTCGCCAGCTGGATGGAGGCTCAAGCAGAGGAGGAACTTGGCCACGCGCTCAGGATATACGACTACATCTTCGACCGCGGCGGGAAGGTCGAGCTCGAGAGGATAGAGAAGCCAAAGCAGGAGTTTGAGAGCCCGCTCAAGGCCTTTGAGGCGGTTTACCTTCACGAGGTCGGCGTTACCCAATCGATCTTCAAGCTTGTTGACCTGGCCAAGGAGGAGAACGACCACGCGACCTACAACTTCCTCCAGTGGTTCGTGGAGGAGCAGGTCGAGGAGGAGGCCAGCACCAAAGCTATCCTCGACAAGCTCAAGATAATCGGCGACCATCCAAACGGTCTCTTCATGCTCGACAGGGAGCTCGGAGCCAGGAGCTCTCAGCTCAGGGCTTTAATAAACCCCAAGGCCTGA
- a CDS encoding NAD(P)-dependent oxidoreductase: MIGWIGLGHIGRAMAERLSEEYELIVWNRTLEKAKGFRNVAKSPEEVVEKADIVFLSLYDSNAVEEVSKRILSKDIEGKIIVDTTTNHHRKVLRFHELYKNAGAHYLESPVIGSVIPARNGQLTILVSGEKEAYKKVLPYLEKLGKKIFYFEEPGKATKLKLINNFVLGAFMTALAEAIALGEKAGIPREELVEVLENGAGNSVVLKAKKEKMLSEDYSTHFSIKNLVKDLSYAYDLALDSNKTVPLNAVVRELYRVGFEKGLEELDFSAIYKILREF, encoded by the coding sequence CTTATAGTGTGGAATAGAACTCTGGAAAAGGCAAAGGGATTCAGGAACGTCGCCAAAAGTCCAGAAGAAGTAGTCGAAAAAGCCGACATCGTGTTCCTTTCCCTCTACGACAGCAATGCAGTTGAAGAGGTTTCGAAGAGAATTCTAAGCAAGGACATCGAGGGGAAGATCATCGTTGATACTACCACAAACCACCACAGGAAAGTCCTTAGGTTCCACGAGCTCTACAAAAATGCAGGGGCACACTACCTTGAGAGCCCGGTAATTGGAAGCGTCATACCGGCAAGAAACGGCCAGTTGACTATTCTCGTAAGTGGGGAAAAAGAGGCCTATAAAAAGGTCCTGCCGTATCTGGAGAAACTCGGGAAGAAGATATTCTACTTTGAGGAGCCAGGAAAAGCTACAAAACTCAAACTCATCAACAACTTCGTCCTCGGGGCATTTATGACGGCCCTCGCGGAGGCAATAGCTCTTGGCGAAAAGGCGGGTATACCAAGGGAGGAACTCGTGGAAGTCCTCGAAAACGGTGCTGGAAACTCAGTAGTCCTGAAGGCAAAAAAGGAGAAGATGCTCAGCGAAGATTATTCAACGCACTTCTCGATTAAAAACCTTGTAAAAGACCTTTCCTATGCCTATGATCTGGCCTTAGATTCAAACAAAACTGTCCCTCTGAATGCAGTTGTTAGGGAGCTTTACAGGGTTGGCTTTGAAAAAGGTCTTGAAGAGCTCGACTTCTCAGCTATTTACAAGATACTTCGGGAGTTTTGA
- a CDS encoding nitroreductase family protein produces the protein MEFFEVLRRRRSVRRFQDRPVPEEFVEKLLESAFLSPSSFNRRPWHFIVVDNKEKLKALSKAKLGASGLATAPLAIVVTADESRSDVWIEDASIAAEHIQLAAFDLGLSSFWVQIRNRMHSEEKTAEEYVRELLNIPENYRVLCIIGVGYPAEKKPPHGEDVFEWEKVSKNEFGMPFKA, from the coding sequence ATGGAGTTCTTCGAAGTTCTTCGCAGAAGGAGGAGCGTGAGGCGCTTCCAGGACAGGCCCGTTCCAGAGGAGTTTGTGGAGAAGCTCTTAGAGTCGGCCTTCCTCTCACCGAGCTCCTTCAACAGGAGGCCCTGGCACTTCATCGTGGTTGACAACAAGGAGAAGTTGAAGGCCCTGTCTAAGGCCAAGCTTGGGGCTTCAGGTCTGGCCACAGCGCCGCTGGCGATCGTTGTAACCGCGGACGAGAGCAGGAGCGACGTATGGATTGAAGATGCAAGCATAGCGGCAGAGCACATACAGTTAGCTGCCTTTGACCTTGGCCTGAGCTCCTTCTGGGTGCAGATAAGGAACAGGATGCACAGTGAAGAGAAAACGGCCGAGGAGTACGTCAGGGAGCTCTTGAACATCCCAGAAAACTACCGCGTCCTCTGCATCATTGGGGTTGGCTATCCCGCGGAGAAGAAGCCTCCCCACGGGGAAGATGTCTTCGAATGGGAAAAGGTTAGTAAAAACGAGTTCGGAATGCCGTTTAAGGCCTAA
- a CDS encoding NADPH-dependent FMN reductase: protein MKVKIILGTAREGRKSEKVARYLARKASELGWEAELMDVKDYLLCYTHRWKVTPEMERYRAKILEADALVIVAPEYNGSYPGELKILLDTIYDEYEALPVGIVTVSVVTGGTRLLMELRTAMLNYRMLPVGQVLFYNVDDIFEGEELRDEKYEERVERLFRTLEKYARALGPIRDEVREKLREKEEHL, encoded by the coding sequence ATGAAGGTTAAGATAATTCTCGGGACGGCAAGGGAAGGGCGGAAGAGCGAGAAGGTAGCGAGATATCTCGCCAGAAAGGCGAGCGAGCTTGGCTGGGAAGCGGAGCTGATGGATGTAAAGGACTACCTCCTCTGCTACACCCACCGCTGGAAGGTAACTCCGGAGATGGAGCGTTACAGGGCCAAAATCCTTGAGGCTGATGCCCTGGTTATAGTTGCACCTGAGTACAACGGGAGCTATCCCGGCGAGCTTAAGATACTCCTCGACACGATTTACGACGAGTACGAGGCTTTACCCGTTGGGATAGTCACGGTTTCAGTCGTTACCGGAGGGACGAGGCTCCTGATGGAGCTTAGAACCGCGATGCTCAACTACCGCATGCTCCCCGTTGGCCAGGTGCTCTTCTACAACGTTGATGATATCTTTGAGGGCGAGGAGCTTAGAGACGAGAAGTACGAAGAGAGAGTTGAACGGCTTTTCAGGACCCTTGAGAAGTACGCAAGGGCCCTCGGGCCGATAAGGGATGAGGTAAGGGAAAAGCTTAGAGAGAAGGAGGAGCACCTCTAA
- a CDS encoding cytochrome c biogenesis protein CcdA has protein sequence MNGVRRALLIFVLSLIFAGFVAAGEVSYGGLGFHDVSSEEELNALISAHEGEYFFLFYHSQSCPACRYMKESVFPTQKAREVLSGINLVAIDVYKGRELTNLRYVVKEKVFVIQPENSGYYTPKNPGEKINVGVPGTPTMVLFKVENGEKVLKGVAVGALTPDGLEFFIKTAIGDELQNSTTNSTQTETAKEVVTEESSGTRLSLTVLLPIFSAGVLSVFSPCVLPVIAGALSLTFARRRVEVIIVGMVASFALLGALVGSLGSYASQIQGALYLIGGVGFILIGASFVSADLRARLERLLSFSPAEGIVSKKGIAYDFALGSALGATWLGCIAPYVGFAVITAALTGETLKGVVVMGTYGLGMGLTVYLITMSKDLGEWINRKLLSRGVSLGGKSSKWELALGLTLIALGMLMLTEVTTLKLWSKLFESLSQL, from the coding sequence GTGAACGGGGTGAGGAGAGCGCTCTTAATATTCGTGCTATCGCTCATTTTCGCGGGGTTCGTCGCTGCCGGCGAGGTCTCCTACGGGGGGCTTGGGTTCCACGACGTTTCGAGCGAGGAGGAACTTAACGCTCTCATATCCGCCCACGAGGGGGAATACTTCTTCCTCTTCTACCACTCCCAGAGCTGTCCTGCCTGTCGCTATATGAAGGAGAGCGTTTTTCCAACGCAGAAGGCCAGGGAAGTTCTGAGCGGCATCAACCTGGTGGCTATTGACGTCTACAAAGGAAGAGAGCTCACTAATCTTCGATACGTCGTAAAGGAGAAGGTCTTCGTAATCCAGCCCGAGAACTCAGGCTATTACACGCCGAAGAATCCAGGGGAGAAGATAAACGTCGGCGTCCCGGGGACGCCAACGATGGTTCTCTTCAAGGTCGAGAACGGCGAGAAGGTTCTCAAGGGAGTTGCCGTTGGCGCCCTGACTCCAGATGGTTTGGAGTTCTTTATAAAAACGGCAATTGGAGACGAGCTCCAGAACTCAACCACCAACAGTACTCAGACGGAAACCGCAAAAGAAGTAGTGACGGAGGAATCTTCGGGCACAAGGCTGAGCCTCACGGTTCTTCTCCCCATCTTCTCCGCCGGGGTGCTTAGCGTCTTCTCTCCCTGCGTGCTGCCGGTTATAGCGGGGGCGCTCTCGCTCACCTTCGCTAGGAGAAGGGTGGAAGTAATAATAGTAGGCATGGTTGCTTCCTTCGCCCTCCTCGGTGCGCTGGTTGGCAGTCTGGGGAGCTACGCTTCCCAAATACAGGGGGCGCTCTACCTCATCGGCGGAGTTGGCTTCATACTCATTGGAGCGAGCTTTGTAAGTGCTGACCTGAGGGCAAGGCTCGAGAGGCTCCTAAGCTTCTCTCCAGCTGAGGGAATAGTCTCAAAGAAGGGCATCGCCTACGACTTCGCCCTCGGTTCCGCGTTGGGGGCGACGTGGCTCGGCTGTATAGCGCCTTACGTCGGCTTCGCTGTCATTACGGCGGCCCTAACCGGGGAGACTCTCAAGGGTGTGGTCGTCATGGGCACCTACGGTCTCGGGATGGGCCTTACAGTTTACCTCATCACCATGTCCAAAGACCTGGGTGAGTGGATAAACAGGAAACTGCTCTCCCGTGGGGTCTCGCTCGGCGGAAAAAGCTCCAAGTGGGAACTGGCCCTCGGGCTCACCCTGATTGCTCTCGGCATGCTGATGCTCACCGAGGTGACCACACTCAAACTCTGGAGCAAGCTCTTTGAATCACTCTCACAGCTTTAA
- a CDS encoding SDR family oxidoreductase — translation MSGRFEGKTCIVTGGARGIGAAIAHRLASEGCKTAILDVDEEAGRIREKQLTSMGLSVKFFKADVSVEEEVSKAIDKVYETFGSIDVLVNNAGIGYEKPLELQTLDEWRRVIDVNLTGPYLCAKHAVRYMKERGGVIINIASTRALQSEPNTEPYSASKGGLLALTHALAMSLAPYRIRVLAVSPGWIDTSEWQIPPRRPELSPLDHGQHPAGRVGRPEDVAALVAFLASDEAGWMTGVNVVIDGGMTKKMIYIDENVIADSIKMLLQDTELASMIRTLIERARKDRDGVREVLKEILEGWD, via the coding sequence ATGTCCGGTAGATTTGAGGGCAAAACCTGCATCGTAACCGGGGGTGCAAGGGGTATAGGCGCGGCGATAGCCCACCGCCTCGCATCTGAGGGCTGTAAAACGGCCATCCTGGACGTTGACGAAGAGGCCGGCAGGATAAGGGAGAAGCAGCTCACTTCAATGGGTTTATCGGTCAAGTTCTTCAAGGCGGATGTCTCCGTTGAGGAAGAAGTTTCCAAAGCCATTGACAAGGTTTATGAAACTTTTGGCTCAATCGACGTCCTTGTGAACAATGCCGGCATAGGATACGAAAAACCTCTGGAGCTCCAGACGCTCGATGAGTGGAGGAGAGTAATAGACGTCAACCTCACCGGGCCATATCTATGTGCCAAACATGCCGTCAGATACATGAAGGAGAGAGGAGGTGTGATAATAAACATAGCCTCTACGAGGGCACTCCAGTCCGAGCCGAACACGGAGCCATATTCGGCTTCCAAGGGGGGATTGCTCGCACTGACGCACGCCCTCGCGATGAGCCTCGCACCTTACAGGATAAGGGTTCTGGCAGTTTCTCCCGGCTGGATAGACACGAGTGAGTGGCAGATACCCCCAAGAAGACCTGAGTTAAGCCCCCTTGACCACGGACAGCATCCGGCCGGAAGGGTCGGGCGGCCGGAGGATGTTGCCGCGCTCGTTGCTTTTCTGGCTTCCGACGAAGCCGGCTGGATGACGGGTGTCAACGTGGTCATAGACGGCGGAATGACGAAGAAGATGATATACATTGACGAAAACGTGATAGCGGACTCCATTAAGATGCTCCTCCAGGATACAGAGCTGGCTTCAATGATAAGGACGCTCATAGAGAGGGCAAGGAAGGACAGGGACGGGGTGCGTGAGGTATTGAAGGAGATCCTTGAAGGCTGGGACTGA
- a CDS encoding SLC13 family permease, protein MDWGGLSLITSLILVSRGLELSGAFGKLSLQIIALSRGSERRLAMILLPTIALSSAIIMNDTAMLIFIPFIVALSRLIEKDMTALVVFSAIAANVGSALTPIGNPQNIIIWRHYGVPFPDFVAYILPFVLLWLILLRLFAFVTFRGSLPERKLHQVKVREGLLWSSLFLLIANIVLAREGKALWTLPLTVVILSLVGGDVLLSFDWALVLTFALIFVDFGELSRIMASLGFHPPSSRIGLFISSALLSQAVSNVPATVLLLSAENWGPLAVGVNAGGTGFMVGSLANLIAIRIARMSIEDFHRYSVPYFLLILLLSALLLWILP, encoded by the coding sequence ATAGACTGGGGCGGGCTTTCACTGATAACCTCGCTTATACTCGTCTCCCGAGGACTCGAACTGTCGGGGGCCTTCGGGAAGCTTTCGCTCCAAATCATTGCCCTCTCCCGCGGTTCGGAAAGGAGGCTCGCCATGATTCTCCTCCCGACCATAGCGCTGTCTTCGGCAATCATAATGAACGACACCGCCATGCTCATTTTCATCCCCTTTATTGTAGCTCTCTCGCGCCTCATTGAGAAAGACATGACGGCTTTGGTCGTCTTTTCGGCCATAGCGGCGAACGTCGGCTCCGCCCTGACCCCGATAGGAAACCCCCAGAACATAATAATCTGGAGACATTACGGCGTTCCCTTCCCAGACTTCGTAGCCTATATACTCCCCTTCGTCCTGCTCTGGTTGATCCTTCTCCGCCTCTTTGCCTTTGTGACCTTCAGGGGTTCCCTCCCCGAAAGAAAGCTCCACCAGGTGAAGGTCCGTGAAGGCCTGCTCTGGAGTTCGCTCTTTCTGCTGATAGCTAACATCGTGCTCGCCCGGGAAGGAAAGGCCCTCTGGACGTTGCCCCTCACCGTGGTGATTCTCTCCCTGGTCGGGGGGGACGTTTTACTCAGCTTCGACTGGGCCCTGGTGTTGACCTTCGCGTTAATCTTCGTGGACTTCGGCGAACTCTCAAGGATTATGGCCTCGCTGGGTTTCCATCCACCTTCGTCCAGGATTGGGCTGTTCATCTCTTCAGCACTCCTCAGCCAGGCGGTGAGCAACGTGCCCGCCACTGTCCTGCTCCTTTCCGCAGAGAACTGGGGCCCGCTCGCCGTGGGAGTTAACGCCGGCGGAACGGGCTTCATGGTGGGCTCGCTGGCAAACCTGATAGCGATAAGGATAGCGCGGATGAGCATAGAGGATTTCCACCGCTATTCGGTGCCGTACTTCCTTCTGATCCTTCTCCTGTCCGCTTTACTCCTCTGGATTCTCCCTTAG
- a CDS encoding DUF302 domain-containing protein, producing the protein MFRYRRKLDMGLKEAEEKFKAKVEEKGYKVVLEFTPSDVVKAKLGVEMEPYRILYVCNPKKFYEMTKVEYEIGSFAPCPVLLYEKGGEVYIAINTAEDVVEVIKEPLEDVRAVIEEL; encoded by the coding sequence ATGTTCAGGTACAGGAGGAAACTCGACATGGGGCTCAAGGAGGCCGAAGAGAAGTTTAAGGCGAAGGTTGAGGAGAAGGGCTACAAGGTCGTGCTTGAGTTCACGCCGAGCGACGTTGTGAAGGCCAAGCTCGGCGTTGAGATGGAACCATATAGAATCCTCTATGTCTGCAACCCGAAGAAGTTCTACGAGATGACCAAGGTGGAGTACGAGATCGGCTCCTTTGCCCCGTGCCCGGTTCTCCTCTACGAGAAGGGCGGGGAAGTCTACATAGCTATAAACACGGCTGAGGACGTTGTAGAGGTCATCAAGGAGCCGCTTGAAGACGTGAGGGCTGTTATTGAGGAGCTTTGA